A genomic stretch from Kribbella amoyensis includes:
- a CDS encoding helix-turn-helix transcriptional regulator: MDNRLEELERRVAALESARPLGEQVLPDGVDPEVFFALRALKERVPEPGAVLYTGTVTLPDGRHVDWQFGRPTTEVLDADWSARASGLAALGNPVRLTLLREILHDRNTVSALSEVEGLGTSGQIYHHLRQLTAEGWLHSPSRGVFAVPPTRVVALLAILVALER, from the coding sequence GTGGATAACCGCCTTGAAGAGCTGGAGCGACGGGTCGCCGCTCTCGAATCCGCACGTCCGCTCGGCGAGCAGGTGCTGCCGGACGGGGTCGATCCCGAGGTGTTCTTCGCGCTCCGAGCGCTGAAGGAGCGAGTACCGGAGCCGGGTGCCGTGCTCTACACGGGCACCGTGACGTTGCCCGACGGGCGGCACGTGGACTGGCAATTTGGCCGGCCGACCACAGAGGTGCTCGACGCCGATTGGTCCGCGCGCGCCTCGGGGCTGGCCGCGCTCGGCAATCCGGTGCGGCTGACGTTGCTGCGCGAGATCCTGCACGACCGGAATACGGTCAGCGCGCTCAGCGAGGTCGAAGGCCTCGGGACGAGCGGGCAGATCTACCACCATCTGCGGCAGCTGACCGCCGAAGGCTGGCTGCACAGCCCGAGCCGCGGCGTCTTCGCCGTTCCCCCGACCCGGGTGGTCGCGTTGCTCGCGATCCTCGTCGCCCTGGAGAGGTAG
- a CDS encoding serine hydrolase domain-containing protein, whose product MKPIAILLALALAIGGWFVRPRSLELAEPRTGDAALQQYIDDHYEGAGHRLAVALVDGDSVRFAGRGADEHAAFETGSISKAFTGLLLSEAIRRGEVKLDQQVGSLLPLHESEVATATLEDLATHHAGLPSTPRQPLSAARSFFANLMAGNPYPYDVDQLLDHARSSGRGDEPRYSNLGGALLGQALARSAGQTYPELLSERVLEPLGLTETRTPVDEAGAAPPGYSSGGRKQDPWVQVGYAPAGGVVSSTRDLSKLAQSLLAGRSVDALAPRREFDGERIGMFWLTSPLGGTGRNMVWHNGGTGGYRSFLGLDLERRRAVVVLSDVAVDVDDFAEKLLEEPV is encoded by the coding sequence ATGAAGCCGATCGCGATCCTGCTCGCCCTTGCGCTTGCCATCGGGGGCTGGTTCGTCCGGCCCCGCTCGCTGGAACTCGCCGAACCGCGGACCGGCGACGCGGCGCTGCAGCAGTACATCGACGACCACTACGAAGGCGCCGGCCACCGACTCGCGGTCGCGCTGGTCGACGGCGACTCGGTGCGGTTCGCTGGGCGGGGTGCGGACGAGCACGCGGCGTTCGAGACCGGCTCGATCAGCAAGGCTTTCACCGGGCTGCTGCTGTCCGAGGCGATCCGCCGTGGCGAGGTGAAGCTGGACCAGCAGGTCGGTTCGCTGCTGCCGCTGCACGAGTCGGAGGTGGCGACCGCGACCCTGGAGGACCTGGCGACGCATCACGCCGGCCTCCCGAGTACGCCGAGGCAGCCGCTCTCCGCAGCACGGTCATTCTTTGCGAATCTGATGGCCGGGAACCCGTACCCGTACGACGTGGACCAGCTCCTCGATCACGCGCGCTCCTCCGGCAGGGGCGACGAACCGCGGTACTCGAACCTTGGCGGCGCTCTGCTCGGTCAAGCGCTCGCCCGCAGTGCCGGTCAGACGTACCCGGAGCTGCTGTCCGAGCGCGTACTCGAGCCGCTCGGCCTGACCGAGACGCGGACGCCGGTCGACGAGGCGGGCGCGGCGCCACCGGGGTACAGCTCGGGTGGTCGCAAGCAGGATCCGTGGGTCCAGGTCGGGTACGCGCCGGCCGGTGGGGTGGTGTCGTCGACCCGCGATCTCAGCAAGCTCGCGCAGTCGCTGCTCGCCGGGCGGTCCGTGGACGCGTTGGCGCCGCGGCGGGAGTTCGACGGGGAACGGATCGGAATGTTCTGGCTGACCAGCCCGCTCGGTGGGACCGGCCGGAACATGGTCTGGCACAACGGCGGCACCGGCGGGTACCGGTCGTTCCTCGGTCTCGACCTGGAACGTCGGCGCGCCGTGGTCGTGCTGTCCGACGTCGCGGTCGACGTG